One genomic region from Anaerobaca lacustris encodes:
- a CDS encoding TolC family protein — protein sequence MTKLFAFIALLVLAGCTGPSPTPPVQPVPASPSEASAERAVQPEVERPEASLTLAQAIDIALANNPDVAAAHWDHQAAQARHDHIAGSRWPRLGVVGSYMRHLDEQRLLPVRQPGDPAILSQDIVSGDLVVTMPIFTGGRLIHQIQAAELLEEAAEHRLARNREELVFNVSSVFFNILAQRRVIQSLEFSVRTLQEHLDRVDALVAARKAANVDRLRTEVRLANVRQQLVQEGNVLAVQHRVLASLLGWEQADATRLVQGNLETAEETSVPELETALATACSDRADYLAAQSALEAQAHNVDAARAGRSPTVVLQGSYGGRWAAGSTTGTGDKLDDIGRIGLAMEIPIFEGGQINATVQEQRAHLAAARERLRKLELQIRLEIETALLSVTSSRKRIEAVRASIVQAREGLRIEQQKYDLGTGAIVDVLDAQAALLETETTYYRILAEFQTALAQLKLAMGHP from the coding sequence ATGACGAAACTCTTCGCATTCATTGCCCTGCTTGTCCTTGCCGGCTGCACGGGACCGTCTCCGACCCCTCCGGTTCAACCTGTGCCGGCATCGCCGTCCGAGGCGTCTGCTGAACGGGCGGTTCAACCGGAGGTGGAGCGCCCGGAGGCCTCGCTCACATTGGCCCAGGCCATTGACATTGCGCTGGCCAACAACCCGGACGTGGCGGCCGCCCACTGGGACCATCAGGCGGCCCAGGCGCGGCACGACCATATCGCGGGATCGCGATGGCCCCGGCTCGGTGTGGTCGGCAGCTATATGCGCCACCTCGACGAGCAACGACTGCTTCCAGTTCGTCAGCCGGGGGATCCCGCGATTCTGAGCCAGGATATCGTCTCCGGCGACCTGGTGGTCACGATGCCGATCTTCACGGGCGGACGGCTGATCCACCAGATCCAGGCGGCCGAACTGCTGGAAGAGGCGGCCGAGCATCGATTGGCCCGGAACCGGGAGGAGCTGGTCTTCAACGTTTCCAGCGTGTTCTTCAATATTCTTGCCCAGCGGCGAGTGATCCAGTCGCTTGAATTCTCGGTACGGACTCTGCAAGAGCACCTCGATCGCGTCGATGCACTGGTTGCGGCTCGGAAGGCCGCCAATGTCGATCGCCTGCGCACCGAGGTGCGCCTGGCAAATGTCCGACAGCAACTCGTACAGGAAGGCAACGTCCTGGCCGTCCAGCACCGCGTCCTGGCTTCACTCCTTGGTTGGGAGCAGGCGGATGCGACCCGATTGGTCCAGGGAAATCTGGAGACGGCTGAAGAGACATCGGTTCCGGAGCTCGAAACGGCCTTGGCAACGGCCTGCTCGGATCGGGCCGATTACCTGGCGGCGCAGTCGGCTTTGGAGGCGCAGGCTCATAACGTTGATGCCGCCCGGGCCGGACGGTCGCCGACGGTCGTTCTCCAGGGTTCCTACGGTGGCCGCTGGGCCGCCGGCTCGACCACGGGCACGGGCGACAAGCTGGACGACATCGGTCGAATCGGGCTGGCGATGGAAATCCCGATCTTTGAAGGCGGGCAGATCAATGCCACCGTCCAGGAGCAGCGGGCTCATCTCGCCGCCGCCCGAGAGCGTCTTCGCAAACTGGAACTCCAGATCCGATTGGAGATCGAAACGGCGCTGCTTAGCGTCACCTCGTCACGAAAGCGTATCGAGGCCGTCCGGGCATCGATTGTTCAGGCCCGTGAAGGTCTGCGGATCGAGCAGCAGAAATATGATCTGGGCACGGGGGCGATTGTAGACGTGCTCGACGCCCAGGCCGCTCTCCTGGAGACGGAGACCACGTATTATAGAATCCTGGCCGAGTTTCAGACAGCTCTGGCCCAACTGAAACTGGCGATGGGGCACCCATGA
- a CDS encoding Spy/CpxP family protein refolding chaperone, translated as MVWKKIAPLVVVFSVALNIALIGTWAARAARVQHASDEAYAGEVWCPLHRRLGVSPEQWRRIEPQLDAFRRESQALRAEMNLLRAQLVDLIAGDRPDHETITATQEEIRARQRRMQELVVEHLLAEKETLTAEQQRELFDMIRRRSGCQGPALMWGNAGETSQEEP; from the coding sequence ATGGTGTGGAAGAAAATCGCACCTTTGGTGGTTGTCTTCTCGGTGGCCTTGAATATCGCGCTCATCGGCACTTGGGCGGCTCGGGCCGCTCGCGTACAACACGCGAGCGACGAAGCCTATGCTGGCGAGGTGTGGTGCCCGCTGCATCGCAGGCTCGGAGTGAGCCCCGAACAATGGCGTCGGATCGAGCCTCAACTCGACGCGTTCCGGCGCGAGTCGCAAGCTCTCCGTGCAGAGATGAACCTTCTGCGAGCCCAGTTGGTCGATCTGATCGCCGGTGACCGGCCGGATCACGAGACCATTACCGCCACGCAGGAGGAAATCCGCGCCCGCCAGCGTCGGATGCAGGAACTTGTGGTCGAGCATTTATTGGCGGAGAAGGAAACCCTGACCGCCGAACAGCAGCGGGAGTTGTTTGACATGATCCGCCGGCGCAGCGGGTGCCAGGGGCCCGCTCTGATGTGGGGCAATGCTGGAGAAACGAGCCAAGAGGAACCATGA
- a CDS encoding anti-sigma factor family protein, with protein sequence MHCDDVLKQLQAFASGKLPTEVHQAVQAHLAGCAACRAALGRVDSLAGILSAARTPPVPSGFTARVLATARQRQEAERIGAWSLLRWWRLTSAPMHAAAAAVLVMGLTVGLTMGWTAAPSAPRTSAATGGDPLGAYRLDYLGDAPEESLAGTYLTLVSATNEGGY encoded by the coding sequence ATGCACTGCGACGATGTGCTCAAACAATTACAGGCCTTTGCGAGCGGCAAGCTGCCGACAGAGGTTCATCAGGCGGTGCAGGCCCATCTGGCCGGCTGTGCCGCTTGCCGAGCGGCTCTGGGACGCGTTGATAGCCTGGCTGGCATCCTGTCGGCGGCGCGCACGCCACCCGTTCCGTCGGGCTTTACGGCGCGTGTGCTGGCAACCGCTCGACAGCGGCAAGAGGCAGAGCGCATCGGAGCGTGGAGCCTGCTGCGCTGGTGGCGGTTGACATCGGCTCCCATGCATGCAGCGGCAGCGGCGGTGCTCGTCATGGGATTGACCGTTGGGTTGACCATGGGCTGGACCGCGGCGCCGTCGGCCCCACGGACGTCGGCCGCCACAGGGGGAGACCCCCTCGGCGCCTATCGGCTTGACTATTTGGGCGATGCGCCGGAAGAATCGCTGGCCGGCACCTATCTGACCCTTGTTTCTGCAACGAACGAAGGAGGATACTGA
- a CDS encoding RNA polymerase sigma factor → MRSDEDLMLAVRDGNLDAFEALVLRHQGEAWRVAYWFIGDAAEAEDLAQEAFLKILDAARRYRVDATFRTYLVRVLTHLCLDHRRKKRPICGELPSNATDDEPSPPQQAGRAERDARIQAALDALPADYRMVIVLRYFEGLSANETAHVMGRSVKAVEHLGARAKAILEPRLRGLLED, encoded by the coding sequence GTGCGAAGCGATGAAGATCTCATGCTGGCCGTCAGAGATGGCAACCTCGATGCCTTCGAAGCCCTTGTCCTGCGGCATCAGGGAGAGGCATGGCGTGTGGCCTACTGGTTCATCGGGGACGCGGCCGAGGCCGAGGACCTCGCCCAGGAGGCCTTCTTGAAGATCCTCGATGCGGCGCGCCGATACAGGGTGGACGCAACGTTCCGCACCTACCTGGTTCGCGTTCTGACGCACCTTTGTCTGGACCACCGGCGCAAGAAGCGGCCCATCTGTGGCGAACTTCCGTCGAACGCAACCGATGACGAACCGTCCCCGCCTCAGCAGGCAGGCCGGGCAGAGCGCGATGCCCGAATCCAGGCCGCCCTCGACGCCTTGCCGGCCGATTATCGCATGGTGATTGTGCTGCGGTACTTCGAAGGCCTCAGCGCAAACGAAACAGCCCATGTGATGGGACGAAGTGTCAAGGCCGTCGAGCACCTCGGCGCACGGGCCAAGGCGATCCTTGAGCCGCGTTTGAGGGGGCTCCTTGAGGACTGA
- a CDS encoding DUF4038 domain-containing protein encodes MQETCLATRLCSTLPEPPVSRSSLSRRIARYDSERPCCASRVNAPFEYADGTPFLWIGDTWWNWTQRGIRFETFKALVDDRVEKGFNVGQLFFAANGWSRRSSLLDEKYSEPDIEHIRFVERCIAYANERGITVWIHPWWSRAKLNETAGAEKIRRWWRYVVHRLGAYNVIWTLAGEYNMNDYGGLGLAFWKDLGAMVAAEDPFGHILGTHPTPPAWSGGAEAPQWSTAEVLHNEPWLDYNQSQTAHARWRNEYAPIVVSQAYAMSPRKPIVITEPWYEFALDAPAAREIRFCAWSAIMCGAAGHSYGGGHVWLGYLPEVSQRRGAGDGSWPIDPAFETNTMDYPGAQGIAYMARILRNIEWWRLEPHPELVVENPSRYCVAVPGEVYLLFLRWGGAVKMDLTEYEGVTFTRRWIDLVTEQEHPARELKGGTIHVINAPEDFPGVRQEKDWILRIEAVCAKR; translated from the coding sequence ATGCAGGAAACGTGCTTGGCAACGCGCCTGTGTTCTACTCTACCAGAGCCCCCAGTCTCGAGAAGCTCACTGTCCCGCCGGATCGCTCGCTATGACTCCGAACGGCCGTGTTGCGCTTCGCGTGTTAATGCGCCTTTCGAGTATGCCGACGGCACGCCGTTTCTTTGGATCGGAGACACCTGGTGGAACTGGACGCAGCGGGGAATCCGTTTCGAAACGTTCAAAGCCCTGGTCGACGATCGTGTGGAGAAGGGGTTCAACGTGGGGCAACTCTTCTTCGCGGCCAATGGCTGGAGCCGCCGCAGCTCGCTGCTCGACGAGAAGTATAGTGAGCCCGACATCGAGCACATCCGATTCGTAGAACGGTGCATTGCCTATGCGAACGAGCGGGGCATCACGGTGTGGATCCATCCGTGGTGGAGTCGCGCGAAGCTGAATGAAACTGCCGGAGCGGAGAAAATTCGCCGGTGGTGGCGCTACGTCGTCCATCGACTGGGCGCGTATAACGTCATCTGGACGCTCGCGGGAGAGTACAACATGAACGACTACGGCGGACTCGGGTTGGCGTTCTGGAAGGACCTCGGCGCAATGGTCGCAGCAGAAGACCCATTCGGTCATATTCTCGGCACACATCCCACTCCGCCCGCCTGGTCGGGCGGTGCCGAGGCGCCCCAGTGGTCTACCGCAGAGGTACTCCACAACGAGCCATGGCTGGACTATAACCAGAGCCAGACGGCCCACGCGCGCTGGCGGAACGAGTACGCACCCATCGTCGTCTCGCAGGCCTATGCGATGAGCCCACGAAAGCCTATCGTCATCACGGAGCCCTGGTATGAGTTCGCACTCGATGCGCCTGCCGCCAGGGAGATTCGCTTCTGTGCCTGGTCGGCGATCATGTGCGGCGCCGCAGGACACAGCTATGGCGGCGGCCATGTCTGGCTTGGCTACCTGCCGGAGGTTTCGCAACGCCGAGGCGCCGGTGATGGATCATGGCCCATCGATCCCGCCTTTGAAACCAACACAATGGACTACCCGGGAGCGCAAGGGATCGCCTACATGGCACGCATCTTGCGAAACATCGAGTGGTGGCGGCTCGAGCCGCATCCCGAACTGGTGGTCGAGAATCCCTCCCGGTACTGTGTGGCCGTTCCCGGCGAAGTCTACCTCCTGTTCTTGCGCTGGGGCGGCGCGGTGAAGATGGACCTGACTGAATATGAAGGCGTCACCTTCACACGACGGTGGATCGACCTCGTCACGGAACAGGAGCACCCGGCCAGAGAACTCAAGGGAGGCACCATTCACGTGATCAACGCCCCGGAGGATTTCCCGGGTGTCCGGCAGGAGAAGGACTGGATACTGCGGATCGAGGCCGTCTGTGCGAAGCGATGA
- the ltrA gene encoding group II intron reverse transcriptase/maturase, translating into MAKSQPERRLTLLYDKICRIDILEEAWRGVRSNGGAAGIDCMSIEAVRDYGEERFLQELQQELRAESYRVSPARRVYIPKSGQPGRTRPLGIPTVKDRVVQMAVKFVIEPLFEADFCPCSYGFRPKRTPRMALGAITKRLQAGSTYVVDVDLKSYFDTIDHDLLMDLVGRRVGDVRILRLIRAWLKAGVMEEGKVRHPNRGSPQGGVISPVLSNIVLHEVDRQWCTRDGQANPPAHLVRYADDMVLLANTADAAQQAWERLQQQFAQLRLVVNEEKSRVTTLDDGFAFLGFEFRRRRGRIYLWPRMKARKSIMGRVRQKVRSFRSSEPLAVVIRALNPVLWGWCTYFRIGHSNRTFHKIDWAVRQEIQLWLRRKHRCSWRHAQTCWNYHVLHASCRLYRMVGKVSHLEGL; encoded by the coding sequence GTGGCCAAGTCACAACCAGAAAGGAGGCTGACCCTACTCTACGACAAGATATGCCGTATAGACATTTTGGAGGAAGCCTGGCGTGGCGTCCGATCCAACGGCGGGGCAGCGGGCATCGACTGCATGAGCATCGAGGCCGTGCGTGACTATGGTGAAGAGCGATTCTTGCAGGAACTCCAGCAGGAATTACGCGCCGAATCCTATCGCGTCAGTCCTGCTCGTCGGGTGTACATTCCTAAGTCAGGGCAACCAGGTCGAACTCGTCCTCTCGGAATTCCGACGGTAAAAGACCGCGTGGTGCAGATGGCGGTGAAATTCGTGATCGAACCTCTGTTCGAAGCCGATTTCTGCCCCTGTTCCTACGGCTTTCGCCCGAAGCGAACTCCGCGTATGGCTCTGGGTGCCATCACCAAGCGCCTCCAGGCTGGTTCGACCTACGTGGTGGACGTTGATCTCAAGTCCTACTTTGACACGATTGACCATGATCTCTTGATGGATCTTGTGGGCCGCCGTGTGGGTGACGTGCGGATTCTTCGTCTGATTCGCGCCTGGCTCAAGGCGGGCGTGATGGAAGAGGGCAAGGTGCGTCATCCGAATCGCGGATCACCCCAAGGGGGTGTGATTTCCCCCGTACTCTCGAACATCGTTCTGCATGAGGTAGATCGACAGTGGTGTACGCGGGACGGACAAGCCAACCCCCCGGCGCATCTCGTGCGTTATGCGGATGATATGGTGCTCCTGGCGAATACGGCGGACGCTGCCCAGCAGGCTTGGGAGAGACTGCAACAGCAGTTTGCCCAGTTGCGACTGGTAGTCAACGAGGAGAAGAGTCGGGTGACGACGCTAGATGACGGCTTCGCCTTCCTCGGCTTTGAGTTCCGTCGTCGCCGAGGCCGTATCTATCTGTGGCCCCGGATGAAGGCACGCAAGAGTATCATGGGGCGTGTCCGCCAGAAGGTTCGCTCGTTTCGCAGCTCGGAGCCGCTTGCTGTGGTGATCCGGGCCCTGAACCCCGTTCTTTGGGGGTGGTGCACGTACTTTCGTATCGGCCACAGCAACCGCACCTTCCACAAGATCGACTGGGCTGTCCGCCAGGAGATCCAGCTTTGGCTACGCCGCAAGCATCGTTGCTCGTGGCGCCATGCGCAGACATGCTGGAATTACCATGTCCTCCACGCATCTTGTCGCTTGTATCGGATGGTAGGGAAAGTCAGTCACTTGGAGGGTTTGTGA